The Salvia miltiorrhiza cultivar Shanhuang (shh) chromosome 1, IMPLAD_Smil_shh, whole genome shotgun sequence genome has a window encoding:
- the LOC130996555 gene encoding 2-alkenal reductase (NADP(+)-dependent)-like: MVEEVSNKQVIFKGYINGYPKESDMILKTSTIKLKVPEGCSDAVLVKNLYLSCDPYMRSRMTKTDHNYVPIFTPAQPMSGEGVGKVVDSSHPDFRKGDLVAGITEWEEYSLIKSTAFIRKIDEQAGVPLSYHLGILGMPGLTAYVGFYEISSPKEGETVFVSAASGAVGQLVGQFAKLSGCYVVGSAGTKHKVDLLKTKFGFDDAFNYKEEADLDAALKRHFRGGIDIYFDNVGGKMLDAVLPNMNFNGRIATCGMISQYNLTEAEGVTNLFYIMAKQIRMQGFLCYYYRHLYPKLFDLVVPLLKQGNIAYVEDVAQGLETAPAALLGLFSGRNVGKQLVRLASV, encoded by the exons atggtgGAGGAAGTGAGCAACAAACAGGTGATATTCAAGGGCTACATTAATGGATATCCCAAAGAATCTGATATGATTCTCAAAACCTCCACAATCAAACTGAAGGTGCCGGAAGGCTGCAGCGACGCCGTTTTGGTGAAGAATCTCTACTTATCCTGCGATCCTTACATGCGCAGCCGCATGACCAAAACCGACCACAACTATGTTCCCATCTTTACCCCTGCCCAG CCGATGAGTGGAGAAGGAGTGGGAAAAGTGGTGGATTCTTCTCATCCCGATTTCAGAAAGGGAGATTTGGTTGCGGGCATAACTGAATGGGAGGAATACAGTCTTATTAAATCTACAGCCTTTATTCGCAAAATTGATGAGCAGGCTGGTGTGCCTCTCTCCTACCATCTCGGAATCCTTG GGATGCCTGGGTTGACTGCGTACGTGGGTTTCTACGAGATATCATCTCCAAAAGAGGGCGAAACAGTGTTTGTTTCGGCTGCATCAGGAGCTGTTGGGCAGCTTGTTGGCCAGTTCGCTAAGCTCTCCGGCTGCTACGTCGTTGGAAGTGCAGGCACCAAACACAAG GTCGATCTCCTCAAGACCAAATTCGGGTTCGATGATGCATTTAACTATAAAGAAGAAGCTGATCTAGATGCAGCTTTGAAAAG GCATTTCCGAGGAGGGATAGACATATACTTTGATAACGTGGGAGGGAAGATGCTGGACGCGGTGCTTCCCAACATGAATTTTAATGGTCGGATCGCGACGTGCGGCATGATCTCGCAGTACAACCTGACAGAGGCCGAAGGTGTCACAAACTTGTTTTACATTATGGCCAAACAGATCCGGATGCAGGGCTTTCTGTGTTATTATTACCGCCATCTCTATCCAAAGCTTTTCGATTTAGTTGTGCCGCTTCTCAAACAAGGCAACATTGCATACGTCGAGGACGTCGCCCAAGGCCTTGAAACTGCGCCCGCTGCGCTGCTCGGCCTCTTCTCCGGCCGCAACGTCGGCAAGCAGCTCGTGCGTCTTGCCTCCGTCTAG